A stretch of Rhododendron vialii isolate Sample 1 chromosome 4a, ASM3025357v1 DNA encodes these proteins:
- the LOC131322491 gene encoding protein TRANSPARENT TESTA 9-like isoform X5, translated as MWRTLWRSIDRFSLQHFKHVINELRVIKVVDKLNKDLVVDLLQSIVEIVTYGDRHDPAIFECFMEYQVLGEFVRVLKISKNSRIEAPLLQYLSIMIQNMDTDNAIYYCLSNDYINSIITHQYQFDGGDLASYYVSFLRVVSCKLNKDTLCLLVKVHEDAVVSFPLYSEALKFAYHGEKMIQTAVRALTLNIYNVGDDMVYQFVTAPPVSQYFSDLILRIKKQCLHLDSLVDVTDGKTGELLLETDKIVDDLYYLEDVLSVDEPRLSKMISESLISLLVFPMLLPLLPLRPSNGPYVSAVTSLFVVARLLQIVQRKSLINFVASAVLYAMFSSVKDGSEVVTNGGTAQANDFAYPLDEMVGPETKGAENLKMSYLLGYLSENLSLDCRFSGIPCDDTGKERGGILPHIFSDNQTLMLASLMLLLVLAESKDLDYRLAGLIGFRQTETTMQKTYDSSPPLVFDSRVFMIHLPQILRALLKVLATQPPFSVLTQWQTGWFLRKLLIFQETKLDSHDIHLFNRSYEQSSECLRKELAGCWFDYIPDTLRNEWENCKRVLEESSQRKDPFFVLELANHQLTSCGGTASILAWQKMIDAVKRGPFRKSLEELEKHFFGYFGKKVCF; from the exons ATGTGGCGCACGCTCTGGCGATCTATCGACCGCTTCTCTCTCCAGCACTTTAA ACACGTAATTAACGAATTGCGGGTGATCAAAGTCGTGGACAAGCTTAACAAG GATTTAGTTGTAGATTTACTGCAATCCATAGTGGAAATAGTAACATATGGTGATAGACATGACCCAGCTATTTTTGA ATGCTTCATGGAATATCAAGTATTAGGAGAGTTTGTCCGTGTGCTAAAGATCAGTAAAAACTCAAGAATTGAGGCACCGTTGCTTCAGTATCTGAGCATAATGATTCAAAACATGGATACTGATAATGCAATTT ATTACTGTTTAAGCAATGACTATATCAATAGCATTATAACCCATCAGTACCAATTTGATGGGGGAGATCTAGCTTCTTATTATGTCTCTTTTCTAAG AGTGGTGAGCTGCAAATTGAATAAGGATACGCTCTGTCTTCTTGTGAAGGTTCATGAG GATGCTGTGGTCTCGTTTCCACTGTACAGTGAGGCCCTTAAATTTGCTTACCATGGGGAAAAGATGATTCAAACGGCCGTACGAGCATTGACTCTCAACATATATAACG TTGGCGATGACATGGTCTATCAGTTTGTCACAGCTCCTCCTGTTTCTCAGTATTTCTCAGACTTAATTCTGAGAATAAAAAAGCAATGCCTACATCTAGATTCCCTTGTCGATGTTACAGA TGGAAAGACAGGAGAACTTCTTCTCGAAACTGATAAGATTGTGGATGATCTCTACTATCTTGAGGATGTACTTTCTGTTGATGAACCGCGTTTGAGCAAAATGATTAGCGAGAGTCTTATCAGCTTATTGGTTTTTCCCATGTTGCTCCCATTGCTGCCGTTACGCCCGAGTAAT GGCCCATATGTTTCTGCAGTCACTTCTCTGTTTGTAGTTGCCCGTCTTCTTCAGATTGTTCAGAGAAAAAGTTTGATCAACTTCGTGGCTAGTGCTGTTCTATATGCTATGTTTTCAAGTGTGAAAGATGGTAGTGAAGTAGTCACGAACGGTGGAACTGCACAGGCCAATGATTTTGCTTACCCTCTGGATGAAATGGTTGGTCCTGAAACGAAGGGTGCAGAAAACTTGAAAATGAGCTATCTTCTTGGGTACTTATCAGAGAACCTGTCACTTGACTGTCGGTTCTCGGGCATCCCTTGTGATGATACAGGGAAAGAAAG GGGTGGAATACTTCCGCACATTTTCTCAGATAATCAAACTCTAATGCTGGCATCTCTCATGTTGTTGCTTGTTTTAGCTGAAAGTAAAG ATCTGGATTATCGGCTGGCTGGGTTGATAGGTTTCCGCCAAACAGAAACCACGATGCAGAAG ACATATGACTCATCACCTCCACTGGTGTTCGATAGTAGAGTGTTCATGATACATCTACCTCAG ATTCTACGTGCATTACTGAAGGTTTTAGCGACCCAACCACCATTCTCAGTACTAACACAATGGCAGACAGGGTGGTTCTTGCGGAAACTACTGATTTTTCAGGAAACGAAGCTTGACAGTCATGATATTCACCTCTTCAAT AGGTCTTATGAGCAGTCCAGTGAATGTCTTCGGAAAGAACTTGCTGGTTGCTGGTTTGATTACATCCCAGACACTTTGAGAAATGAATGGGAGAACTGTAAAAGAG TTCTTGAGGAGTCATCTCAGCGTAAGGATCCATTTTTTGTGCTGGAGCTTGCTAACCACCAACTTACTTCATGTG GAGGAACTGCTTCTATACTGGCCTGGCAAAAGATGATTGATGCAGTCAAG AGGGGACCCTTTCGAAAATCCCTTGAGGAACTTGAAAAGCACTTCTTTGGCTATTTCGGGAAGAAAGTATGTTTCTGA